In the genome of Hyphomonas sp. Mor2, one region contains:
- a CDS encoding indolepyruvate ferredoxin oxidoreductase family protein, whose product MEHREVTLDDKYDLVEGKAYMTGIQALVRLPLDQKRLDVEAGHNTAGFISGYRGSPLGGYDQQLRAAQNWLDAHDVKFWEGLNEDLGATAVWGSQQLGLFPGAQRDGLFGIWYGKAPGVDRTGDVFKHANAAGTSALGGVLAILGDDHMCKSSTLPSQSEFAMQDAEIPVLNPASIQDVLDYGLHGWAMSRFTGGWSAMIALADTMDSGAVVDVSLDRMNFVTPDFAFPEDGVHMRRSDPPLEKERRLREFKLPAAQAWVRANQLDRVILPSAKPRVGLIVTGQAARDVFEALEALGLTPEEAGRLGVAIYKVAMPWPLEPEGIRAFCSGLERVLVIEHKRPLIEEQLRAALYAMPDKQRPLLEGKKTADGQPLLSQIGSIPVPQIAEALRQVLPKGRDTAQADAYFARVGRAGEAARTNATPTVRTPHYCSGCPHNTSTVVPEGSRALAGIGCHYMANFMPDRNTDMTSQMGGEGIAWVGQHFATDESHMFVNLGDGTYSHSGSLAIRAAVTSGANITYKILYNDAVAMTGGQTVESGQTPQQIATQVKGEGVETIVIVTEDPTRYANVKGLPRRVKIYDRADLDKVQKQLRETPGVSVLIYDQICATEKRRRSKRGLRAPDRTRVLINTAVCEGCGDCSVKSNCLSVEPVETELGRKRRINQSTCNTDLSCIKGFCPSFITVTDGEFTAKDQPRPEIDTTYIPLPETPSLERTWNVLFTGVGGTGVTTVAAILAMGAHVDGNAASSLDMTGLAQKGGPVLSHLRFAREPDMISTGRVPPASTDCMIACDLVVAAGGDALNLMDADRTAAFANSDVTPTSEFIRDRSKKFESDLLAARVKRQASEFAAFDAEALAMLYFNDAIYTNMIMAGYAWQKGQIPVSLRGLYRAIKLNGVKADDNMAAFDVGRIAAYDVSRLEPAKDPRGHIVPMSLDELIENRAQRLAAFQSQKYADQYRDFVATVRAAETAAGLGERLTEAVARYGFKLMAYKDEYEVARLWTDGAFDAYLARKFKGGKIKYHLAPPIFSKKDENGHLKKKDFGPWMKTGFKILKRFKWLRGTRFDPFGWTEERQMERKLRDQYLDNMVRILPDLSAKNLDLAVAIAEIPDEIRGYGHIKEEAVSKAAAHEAELWQHWPDGTLPRAKTTLIAAE is encoded by the coding sequence TTGGAACATCGTGAAGTTACGCTGGACGACAAATACGATCTTGTCGAGGGAAAAGCGTATATGACCGGGATTCAGGCGCTGGTCCGTCTGCCGCTTGATCAAAAACGGCTCGACGTCGAGGCGGGACACAACACAGCCGGGTTCATTTCAGGCTATCGCGGCTCGCCGCTCGGGGGCTATGATCAGCAATTGCGCGCTGCGCAAAATTGGCTCGATGCGCATGATGTAAAATTCTGGGAGGGCCTCAACGAAGACCTCGGCGCAACCGCGGTCTGGGGCAGTCAGCAGCTTGGCCTGTTCCCGGGTGCGCAGCGCGATGGCTTGTTCGGAATCTGGTACGGCAAGGCGCCCGGCGTGGATCGCACCGGCGATGTGTTCAAGCACGCCAATGCCGCCGGAACATCCGCGCTTGGCGGCGTGCTCGCGATTCTCGGCGATGATCATATGTGCAAGTCGTCGACGCTGCCTTCGCAGTCCGAGTTTGCCATGCAGGATGCCGAGATCCCGGTCCTCAATCCGGCCTCGATTCAGGATGTGCTCGATTACGGGCTGCATGGCTGGGCGATGAGTCGTTTTACCGGCGGTTGGAGCGCCATGATCGCACTGGCCGATACGATGGATAGCGGCGCCGTGGTCGATGTTTCGCTCGATCGGATGAATTTCGTCACGCCCGATTTCGCCTTCCCGGAAGATGGCGTCCACATGCGTCGTTCCGATCCGCCTCTGGAAAAGGAACGCCGTCTGCGCGAGTTCAAGCTTCCCGCCGCACAGGCCTGGGTACGGGCCAACCAGCTCGACCGGGTGATCCTGCCAAGTGCAAAACCGCGCGTTGGCCTGATCGTGACCGGACAGGCGGCAAGAGACGTGTTCGAAGCCCTGGAAGCGCTTGGCCTGACCCCGGAAGAGGCGGGCCGACTCGGGGTGGCGATCTACAAGGTCGCCATGCCCTGGCCGCTCGAGCCGGAAGGCATCCGGGCGTTCTGCTCGGGGCTGGAACGTGTGCTGGTGATTGAGCACAAGCGCCCGCTGATCGAAGAGCAATTGCGGGCCGCCCTGTATGCGATGCCGGACAAGCAGCGTCCTTTGCTGGAGGGCAAGAAAACCGCTGACGGCCAGCCCCTATTGAGCCAGATCGGATCGATACCCGTGCCGCAAATCGCTGAAGCGCTGCGACAGGTTCTGCCGAAAGGCAGGGACACGGCCCAGGCGGACGCCTATTTTGCCCGCGTCGGTCGGGCCGGAGAAGCGGCGCGCACGAATGCGACGCCGACGGTGCGAACCCCGCACTATTGCTCGGGGTGTCCGCACAATACATCGACGGTGGTCCCGGAAGGGTCGCGCGCGCTGGCCGGGATTGGCTGCCACTATATGGCGAACTTCATGCCGGATCGAAACACCGACATGACCAGCCAGATGGGCGGTGAAGGGATCGCCTGGGTCGGTCAGCATTTTGCCACGGACGAATCTCACATGTTCGTCAATCTCGGCGACGGTACTTATTCGCACTCTGGCTCTCTGGCGATCCGTGCCGCGGTCACTTCGGGCGCCAATATCACTTACAAGATCCTGTACAATGATGCGGTCGCGATGACGGGCGGCCAGACGGTAGAGTCCGGGCAGACGCCACAGCAGATCGCGACCCAGGTCAAAGGCGAGGGCGTCGAGACCATCGTCATCGTTACCGAAGACCCGACCCGCTATGCCAATGTCAAAGGCTTGCCGCGGCGCGTGAAAATCTATGATCGCGCCGACCTCGATAAGGTACAGAAACAATTGCGAGAAACGCCCGGTGTCTCGGTCCTGATCTATGACCAGATCTGCGCGACCGAGAAACGCCGTCGTTCCAAACGCGGCTTGCGGGCACCGGACCGGACGCGTGTGCTGATCAATACTGCAGTCTGCGAGGGTTGCGGCGATTGTTCGGTCAAGTCGAACTGCCTGTCGGTCGAACCGGTCGAGACCGAACTCGGGCGCAAGCGCCGGATCAACCAGTCGACCTGCAATACCGACCTGTCCTGCATCAAGGGCTTCTGTCCGAGCTTTATCACCGTCACGGATGGCGAGTTTACCGCCAAGGATCAGCCGCGTCCGGAGATCGATACCACCTATATTCCTCTGCCGGAGACGCCGAGCCTGGAACGGACCTGGAATGTCCTGTTCACAGGGGTTGGCGGAACCGGTGTGACGACGGTTGCGGCGATCCTGGCCATGGGCGCGCATGTTGATGGCAACGCCGCTTCCAGCCTCGACATGACAGGTCTTGCACAGAAAGGCGGGCCAGTCCTGAGCCATCTGCGCTTTGCGCGTGAACCGGACATGATTTCGACAGGCCGGGTTCCCCCGGCGAGCACGGATTGCATGATTGCCTGCGACCTCGTCGTGGCGGCGGGCGGCGATGCGCTTAACCTTATGGATGCCGATCGCACGGCGGCCTTCGCCAATAGCGACGTGACGCCCACCAGCGAGTTTATCCGCGATCGCTCGAAGAAATTTGAAAGCGACTTGCTGGCCGCCCGGGTCAAGCGTCAGGCGAGTGAGTTTGCCGCCTTCGACGCCGAAGCGCTGGCCATGCTGTATTTCAATGACGCCATCTACACCAACATGATCATGGCCGGATATGCCTGGCAGAAGGGACAGATCCCGGTCTCGCTGCGCGGTCTCTATCGCGCCATCAAGCTGAATGGCGTGAAGGCCGATGACAATATGGCGGCGTTCGATGTGGGCCGGATCGCGGCCTATGATGTCAGCCGCCTGGAGCCGGCCAAGGATCCGCGCGGACACATCGTACCAATGAGCCTGGACGAGCTGATCGAGAATCGCGCCCAGCGTCTGGCGGCTTTCCAGAGCCAGAAATATGCCGATCAGTATCGCGATTTTGTGGCCACGGTGCGCGCGGCTGAGACCGCAGCAGGCCTCGGCGAGCGTTTGACAGAGGCGGTGGCGCGCTACGGCTTCAAACTGATGGCCTACAAGGACGAGTATGAGGTTGCCCGACTGTGGACGGATGGCGCTTTCGACGCCTATCTCGCTCGAAAGTTCAAGGGCGGAAAGATCAAGTATCATCTCGCCCCACCGATCTTCTCCAAGAAAGATGAGAATGGGCATCTGAAAAAGAAAGATTTCGGACCCTGGATGAAGACAGGCTTCAAGATCCTAAAACGGTTCAAGTGGCTGCGTGGGACGCGGTTCGATCCGTTTGGCTGGACCGAGGAGCGCCAGATGGAACGCAAACTGCGCGATCAGTATCTCGACAATATGGTGCGCATCCTGCCGGACCTGTCGGCCAAGAATCTGGATCTGGCGGTGGCGATCGCCGAAATCCCGGACGAGATTCGCGGCTACGGCCACATCAAGGAAGAGGCGGTTTCGAAGGCGGCGGCACATGAGGCTGAGCTCTGGCAACACTGGCCGGATGGCACCCTGCCACGGGCAAAGACGACGCTGATCGCGGCAGAATAG
- a CDS encoding TadE/TadG family type IV pilus assembly protein, which translates to MSTLKNLSRDKSGQVAILFALSIIPIVAVAGFAIDFQQTVKRKAKVQLVMDSAVLAAARVKQTGASNQEIKLTVQQFMDAQIGNLGGLDCDPTTVIVYDSAEEIDASILCEQTTSLIKVVGRDEMPFRVTSASEYGIDKVDVAFMFDVSGSMNSSNRLINLKAAAKEAIDVLLPAGAPPELIEDTRLAMVSYNSMVNAGDFFPEVAGVPATRTYEHTIQPIFTEDELTEGNTYDELHVGLYDTDTGDLISEIGQDAKIKVEDWQDDDLTIAVTLDPGHDLYGQVESMRLQLRGTETKNKNDNGEPYSLYGGSGIGSGESWSMGEFTIRLRAYSENNREGTKLFDETIAFSLALEGDLEPIENSYTLTSTCVWERNGADKFTDANPVSGGYLSHRQAWFIEDEGYSNGGYWEVGHPNRPDNSSYDGDECRSHEPVELTNDRDTLNNYVNSLTAGGLTAGHLGVAWTWYLVAEDWKTVFDGDAEPLSYSEPDSAKAVILMTDGAFNAEIYPGQGDSDDQARDLCDNMKARDVKVYAVALNAPTEGKAVLSYCASGPDYYFEPETAAELTEAYQKIATSISDLRISK; encoded by the coding sequence ATGAGTACGTTAAAGAACTTAAGCCGCGACAAGAGCGGTCAGGTCGCCATTCTATTCGCGCTGTCGATCATTCCGATCGTCGCAGTCGCCGGATTCGCGATCGATTTTCAACAGACTGTAAAGCGCAAGGCGAAGGTCCAGCTGGTCATGGACTCTGCTGTACTCGCGGCGGCACGCGTGAAACAAACCGGCGCGAGCAACCAGGAAATCAAGCTCACGGTTCAGCAATTCATGGATGCCCAGATTGGCAACCTGGGTGGGTTGGACTGCGATCCGACGACGGTCATCGTCTATGACAGCGCGGAGGAAATCGATGCCAGCATCCTGTGTGAGCAAACCACGTCGCTGATCAAGGTGGTCGGCCGCGATGAGATGCCGTTCCGAGTCACCTCGGCCTCCGAATACGGGATCGACAAGGTCGACGTCGCCTTCATGTTCGACGTCTCGGGCTCGATGAACAGTTCCAATCGCCTGATCAATCTGAAAGCCGCGGCGAAGGAAGCGATTGACGTCCTGCTGCCGGCTGGCGCGCCCCCGGAACTGATTGAAGACACCCGCCTGGCGATGGTGTCCTACAATAGCATGGTCAATGCCGGGGACTTTTTCCCGGAGGTCGCGGGTGTTCCAGCGACACGAACCTACGAGCATACGATCCAGCCCATCTTCACCGAAGACGAGCTTACCGAAGGCAATACGTACGACGAGTTGCACGTCGGATTGTACGACACAGATACCGGCGATCTGATCTCCGAAATTGGTCAGGACGCCAAGATCAAGGTTGAAGACTGGCAGGATGACGATCTCACCATCGCCGTGACGCTTGATCCCGGACACGACCTGTACGGTCAGGTTGAGAGCATGCGTCTGCAATTGCGCGGCACCGAGACCAAGAACAAGAATGACAATGGCGAGCCATATTCCCTTTATGGCGGGAGCGGCATTGGCAGCGGTGAAAGCTGGAGTATGGGCGAATTCACCATTCGGCTCCGCGCTTACTCTGAAAACAACCGCGAAGGCACAAAGCTGTTTGACGAGACCATCGCGTTCTCACTGGCGCTTGAAGGCGATCTGGAACCGATCGAAAATTCTTATACTTTGACCTCAACCTGCGTCTGGGAAAGAAACGGCGCCGACAAGTTCACCGATGCCAATCCGGTCAGCGGTGGATACTTGTCGCACCGTCAAGCCTGGTTCATCGAGGACGAAGGATATTCGAATGGCGGATACTGGGAAGTCGGACATCCAAACCGTCCCGACAATAGTTCCTATGATGGCGATGAGTGCCGCAGTCACGAGCCGGTCGAGCTGACCAATGACCGCGATACGCTCAACAATTATGTGAACTCGCTCACCGCTGGCGGTTTGACCGCGGGTCATCTGGGCGTCGCCTGGACATGGTATCTCGTGGCTGAGGACTGGAAGACGGTTTTCGACGGGGATGCCGAGCCGCTGTCCTATTCCGAACCGGACTCGGCCAAGGCCGTGATCCTGATGACGGATGGCGCGTTCAACGCCGAAATTTATCCCGGTCAGGGTGATTCTGACGACCAGGCGCGCGACCTTTGCGACAATATGAAAGCCAGGGATGTCAAAGTCTACGCGGTCGCTTTGAACGCGCCGACTGAAGGCAAGGCAGTGCTCTCCTACTGTGCCTCTGGTCCTGACTATTACTTCGAACCTGAAACAGCGGCCGAATTGACCGAAGCGTATCAGAAGATCGCCACGTCCATTTCCGACCTGCGGATCTCTAAATAA
- a CDS encoding thymidylate synthase has product MRQYHDLLQDILDNGVERGDRTGTGTLGVFGRQMRFDLADSFPLLTTKKLHLRSIIVELLWFLRGDTNVKWLQDRKVSIWDEWADENGDLGPVYGKQWRSWAAPDGRVIDQIQWVLDEIRSNPNSRRMVVSAWNPADVPDMALPPCHCLFQFNVMDGRLNCQLYQRSADVFLGVPFNIASYALLTMMMARATGLKPGEFVHTFGDAHLYSNHLEQARLQLTREPYEAPRMLLNPDKTDLFGWEYEDFELVDYKAHPHIKAPVAV; this is encoded by the coding sequence ATGCGACAGTATCACGACCTCCTGCAGGATATTCTCGATAATGGCGTCGAGCGCGGCGACCGAACCGGCACCGGCACGCTTGGCGTGTTTGGCCGGCAGATGCGCTTTGACCTGGCCGACAGCTTCCCGCTTCTGACCACCAAGAAACTGCATCTTCGCTCCATCATCGTGGAGCTTCTCTGGTTCCTGCGCGGCGATACGAATGTGAAATGGCTGCAAGACCGGAAAGTCTCGATCTGGGATGAATGGGCGGATGAGAATGGTGATCTCGGCCCGGTCTATGGCAAGCAATGGCGCAGCTGGGCGGCCCCGGACGGGCGGGTGATTGACCAAATCCAATGGGTGCTGGATGAGATCCGGAGCAATCCAAACTCCCGCCGCATGGTGGTGTCTGCCTGGAACCCGGCCGATGTGCCGGACATGGCGCTACCGCCTTGCCATTGCCTGTTCCAGTTCAATGTCATGGATGGGCGCTTGAACTGCCAGCTCTATCAACGTTCAGCCGATGTCTTCCTGGGCGTCCCGTTCAACATCGCCTCCTATGCGCTGCTGACCATGATGATGGCGCGTGCGACCGGTCTGAAGCCAGGCGAGTTCGTGCACACATTCGGCGACGCGCACCTCTATTCCAATCATCTCGAGCAGGCGCGGCTGCAATTGACGCGAGAGCCCTATGAAGCGCCGAGAATGCTCCTGAACCCGGACAAGACAGACCTGTTTGGCTGGGAGTATGAGGACTTCGAGCTGGTCGATTACAAGGCGCATCCACACATCAAGGCGCCGGTCGCGGTTTGA
- a CDS encoding ATP-dependent Clp protease proteolytic subunit, translating into MVRLDDENDAKQLSEPNAFLEEALFNARTIMLTGGVDDKLARRVCERLLALASDSADPILLVISSPGGHVESGDMIHDMIKFVGAPVKVLGSGWVASAGALIYSAAQKENRYALPNTRFLLHEPRGGVGGQASDVEIQVREIVRMRERLNKIFADATGQPLKKIVEDTDRDHWMSAEEAVKYGLVHKIVTHHSEVK; encoded by the coding sequence ATGGTACGCCTTGATGATGAAAATGACGCCAAACAGCTGAGCGAACCGAACGCGTTCTTGGAAGAAGCGCTGTTCAATGCGCGCACAATCATGCTCACCGGCGGCGTCGATGATAAACTCGCGCGCCGCGTCTGTGAGCGCCTGCTGGCTCTGGCATCGGACAGTGCTGATCCGATCCTGCTGGTGATTTCATCGCCTGGCGGGCACGTTGAGTCGGGCGACATGATCCATGACATGATCAAGTTTGTCGGGGCGCCGGTCAAAGTGCTCGGCTCCGGCTGGGTCGCCAGCGCGGGCGCCCTGATTTATTCGGCCGCGCAAAAGGAAAATCGCTACGCCTTGCCGAACACGCGTTTCCTGCTGCATGAACCGCGCGGCGGGGTCGGTGGTCAGGCTTCAGATGTGGAGATCCAGGTTCGCGAAATCGTTCGCATGCGCGAGCGCCTGAACAAGATCTTCGCGGATGCGACCGGTCAGCCGCTCAAGAAAATCGTTGAAGACACCGACCGTGACCACTGGATGAGCGCTGAAGAAGCGGTCAAATACGGTCTGGTTCACAAGATTGTGACGCATCATAGCGAAGTGAAATAG
- a CDS encoding ATP-binding protein, with protein MPVCLGDFVDTAKPISASAPLSQVVERFQRDPDADYFILVRDKRPAGLISRIQAFEFAVSSGEESMTRLPIGDLVTARALILKASTTVSEFVTKAGIQISKLMSRGCIIVEDKRFKGVLSPGKFQDALIASCAEIEFDPITSDTLAPDAEKALSSPLLGTLAHEIRTPLTAIMGLSEMLSSRIKDENDKDIAQTIVRSSQTLDRILTDTLDYASLEAGNLTIQKERADLSELADDLRQLWSTEASRRGLSFRVGFVPEGPHLIETDLGRIRQIASNLISNALKFTREGEVSVTISTPNDRQGLKLKLTVTDSGRGLSEQQRERFMHVFEQGPDVEGVKGWGLGLSISRALAGALGGQLQHNDNPNGGSIFSLEIPVTAVTKGSPNWIGKSKPKRGKFQLGDVLLVEDHEASAMVVINALEKAGWTVHHAGTLHAAESYTSLSEFQIILTDLHLPDGNAMSFIDGLRSRGGLNSQTPIVALTADISDGRRQACVAMGADRALKKPIAGPELVATIADVLMSRSEGHSSPVELRGRLAS; from the coding sequence ATGCCAGTTTGCCTGGGCGATTTTGTTGACACTGCAAAACCGATTTCCGCGTCTGCACCCTTGTCGCAGGTCGTCGAACGATTCCAGCGCGATCCCGATGCCGACTATTTCATCCTCGTACGTGACAAGCGGCCGGCGGGCCTGATCAGCCGCATTCAGGCGTTCGAATTCGCGGTCAGCAGCGGCGAAGAGAGCATGACACGCCTGCCGATCGGGGATCTGGTGACGGCCCGCGCCCTTATTCTCAAGGCGAGCACGACGGTCAGCGAATTCGTCACCAAGGCCGGGATCCAGATCAGCAAGCTGATGAGCCGCGGCTGTATCATTGTCGAAGACAAGCGCTTCAAAGGCGTCCTCAGTCCCGGCAAGTTTCAGGATGCCTTGATCGCCTCCTGTGCCGAGATCGAGTTTGATCCGATCACCTCGGATACGCTGGCGCCGGACGCCGAGAAAGCGCTTTCAAGTCCATTGCTCGGCACCCTGGCGCACGAGATCCGCACCCCGCTCACCGCGATCATGGGCCTGTCTGAAATGCTGTCCTCGCGCATCAAGGACGAGAATGACAAGGATATCGCCCAGACCATTGTCCGATCGAGCCAGACACTGGATCGCATTCTCACCGACACGCTGGACTATGCCAGCCTCGAAGCGGGGAACCTGACCATACAGAAAGAGCGTGCGGATCTGTCTGAACTGGCCGACGACCTGCGCCAACTCTGGTCGACCGAAGCGTCCCGCCGCGGTCTGTCTTTCCGGGTCGGTTTTGTGCCGGAGGGACCGCATCTGATCGAAACAGATCTCGGTCGGATCCGGCAGATCGCAAGCAATCTGATCTCAAATGCCCTGAAGTTTACCCGTGAAGGCGAAGTCAGCGTCACGATTTCCACGCCGAACGACCGTCAGGGATTGAAACTCAAGCTCACTGTGACGGATTCAGGTCGCGGCCTGTCGGAACAGCAGCGTGAGCGCTTCATGCATGTGTTCGAGCAGGGGCCCGACGTTGAGGGCGTGAAGGGCTGGGGGCTGGGTCTCAGCATCTCCCGCGCGCTGGCTGGCGCGCTCGGCGGTCAGTTGCAGCACAATGACAATCCGAATGGCGGCAGTATCTTCTCGCTGGAAATCCCGGTGACGGCGGTGACCAAAGGCAGCCCGAACTGGATCGGCAAGTCCAAACCGAAGCGCGGAAAGTTCCAGCTCGGAGACGTCTTGCTGGTCGAAGATCATGAAGCCTCGGCCATGGTCGTGATCAATGCGCTCGAGAAAGCGGGTTGGACCGTCCATCATGCGGGCACGCTGCATGCCGCCGAATCCTATACCTCGCTCTCCGAGTTTCAGATCATTCTGACCGACCTGCATCTGCCGGATGGCAACGCGATGAGTTTCATAGACGGTCTTCGCAGCCGCGGTGGTTTGAACTCGCAAACGCCGATTGTGGCGCTGACGGCAGATATCTCCGATGGTCGGCGTCAGGCCTGCGTGGCCATGGGGGCAGACCGGGCGCTGAAAAAGCCGATTGCTGGTCCGGAACTGGTGGCGACGATTGCGGATGTCCTGATGTCGCGCTCAGAGGGCCATAGTTCACCAGTTGAATTGCGCGGGCGCCTGGCCAGCTAG
- a CDS encoding peptidylprolyl isomerase, with amino-acid sequence MRSILFATLGATLAAACYAQSPEEADLTDREIASATAPDWRDVAPENLILIETRHGDIVIELNPDFAPGHAGQFRDLVRGDVYNGARFYRVIDAFVAQGGLQDEEVIGQFPTLTNENDRALSDAAFVPLGNADLFAPIVGHIDGFAVGRSESLQREWLLHCPGALAMARDTDPDSGGTEFYIVLDAQRYLDRNLTVFGRVIDGMQYVQKLKRGDRAIESGVIQAPEVGDEILSMTVAADMAEAIQPRYQVQAMPSQAFTDAKNEKRVREEAFFYRKPPEVLDICGFEVPTRVVQADN; translated from the coding sequence ATGCGTTCCATTCTGTTCGCCACCCTTGGCGCCACGCTCGCCGCTGCCTGTTATGCGCAATCCCCTGAAGAGGCGGACCTGACAGACCGTGAAATCGCGTCCGCGACGGCGCCGGACTGGCGGGATGTAGCGCCAGAGAACCTGATCCTGATCGAAACCCGTCATGGCGATATCGTGATCGAGCTGAATCCAGATTTCGCGCCGGGCCATGCCGGTCAGTTTCGCGATCTGGTGCGCGGCGACGTCTATAATGGCGCCCGGTTCTACCGTGTCATCGACGCCTTTGTCGCCCAGGGCGGGTTACAGGATGAGGAGGTGATCGGACAGTTTCCGACCCTGACAAATGAGAATGACCGGGCGCTCTCAGACGCCGCCTTCGTACCGCTCGGCAATGCGGATCTGTTCGCGCCGATTGTCGGCCATATTGATGGCTTCGCCGTCGGCCGAAGTGAAAGCCTGCAACGCGAATGGCTGCTGCATTGCCCAGGCGCGCTCGCCATGGCGCGCGATACCGACCCGGATAGCGGCGGCACCGAGTTCTATATTGTCCTCGATGCGCAGCGTTATCTCGACCGGAACCTGACCGTGTTCGGCCGTGTGATTGACGGGATGCAATATGTGCAAAAGCTCAAACGCGGCGACCGGGCGATCGAGAGCGGCGTCATCCAGGCGCCTGAAGTCGGCGACGAAATTCTGTCCATGACCGTGGCGGCTGACATGGCGGAGGCCATTCAGCCTCGCTATCAGGTTCAGGCCATGCCCTCTCAGGCGTTTACAGACGCTAAAAATGAGAAACGGGTCCGCGAGGAGGCGTTCTTCTATCGCAAACCGCCGGAAGTTCTGGATATTTGCGGATTCGAGGTGCCGACACGCGTGGTTCAGGCAGACAACTAG
- a CDS encoding MoxR family ATPase, giving the protein MTQTGYEPLVSIDAITAGLASVGYISTREISTAIYLAHNLRKPILIEGPAGVGKTDLAASMARFLDVSLNRLQCYEGLDEGKALYEWKYGKQLLYTQLLKEKLGEVMDGAGTLDAAFEKLTSFEDLFFSETFLEPRSLLTAMKQDQGSVLLIDEIDKSDEEFEAYLLEVLSDYQVTVPEIGTIRAQVPPLVILTSNNIRELGDALKRRCLHLHIDFPEAEREQAIVRARVPDVSDALLSQLVEFVQGLRDLDIRKRPSISETVDWARTLLLMHATELDEDMVRSTLNVLLKHESDIQAVDKDVRTLARAAASAG; this is encoded by the coding sequence ATGACACAAACGGGCTATGAACCACTCGTCTCGATTGACGCGATCACCGCCGGGCTGGCCTCGGTCGGGTACATTTCCACGCGAGAGATTTCGACCGCGATTTATCTCGCACACAATCTGCGGAAACCAATCCTGATCGAAGGGCCCGCAGGGGTTGGCAAGACCGATCTCGCCGCGTCCATGGCGCGCTTTCTCGATGTCAGCCTCAATCGGCTGCAATGCTATGAGGGCCTCGATGAAGGTAAGGCGCTGTACGAATGGAAGTATGGCAAGCAGCTGCTTTACACCCAGCTGTTGAAGGAAAAGCTCGGCGAAGTGATGGACGGGGCGGGCACACTGGACGCCGCGTTCGAGAAACTAACCTCGTTTGAAGACCTGTTTTTCTCGGAGACGTTCCTCGAGCCACGGTCGCTTCTGACCGCCATGAAACAGGATCAGGGCTCCGTCCTGCTGATCGACGAGATCGACAAGTCGGACGAGGAGTTCGAAGCCTATCTGCTCGAAGTCCTGTCCGATTATCAGGTGACGGTGCCCGAGATTGGCACCATCCGGGCGCAGGTCCCGCCGCTGGTGATCCTGACCTCGAACAATATTCGCGAGCTCGGCGATGCCCTGAAGCGGCGCTGCCTGCATCTGCATATCGACTTCCCCGAAGCCGAGCGTGAGCAGGCCATTGTTCGGGCCCGGGTGCCGGATGTCTCAGATGCGCTGCTGAGCCAGCTGGTCGAATTCGTTCAAGGCCTGCGCGATCTCGACATCCGAAAACGGCCGAGCATTTCCGAAACCGTCGACTGGGCGCGGACATTGCTGCTGATGCATGCCACCGAACTGGACGAGGACATGGTCCGGTCCACGCTGAATGTGCTGCTCAAGCATGAGAGCGACATTCAGGCCGTCGACAAGGATGTCCGCACACTCGCCCGCGCGGCGGCGTCTGCGGGATAG